In Pleurocapsa sp. PCC 7319, the following are encoded in one genomic region:
- a CDS encoding P-II family nitrogen regulator → MKKIEAIIHSHKLDDVKSNLISAGVIGMTISEIKAYGHKKGLTNRYRGTEYKVEFSPKIRIETIVEDELADIVVQQISLAARTGEIGDGKIFVSQSEQIVRIRTQESGIAAI, encoded by the coding sequence TTGAAAAAGATAGAAGCGATTATTCATTCTCACAAACTTGATGACGTTAAATCAAATTTAATTTCTGCTGGCGTGATTGGTATGACGATATCCGAGATTAAAGCTTATGGTCATAAAAAAGGCTTAACTAATCGTTATCGAGGTACAGAATATAAGGTTGAATTTTCTCCCAAAATTAGAATAGAAACGATAGTCGAAGACGAATTAGCAGATATAGTAGTGCAACAAATATCTCTTGCTGCTCGTACCGGAGAGATAGGTGATGGTAAGATTTTTGTCTCTCAATCCGAGCAAATAGTAAGAATCAGAACTCAAGAATCAGGAATTGCAGCTATTTAA
- a CDS encoding CYTH domain-containing protein → MGREIERKYLVKSTEWRSHKEYLQGQSQAIGKKYSQGYIPTQDKTTVRLRIVGDQGYLTIKSKAVGNTRAEFEYPIPVEDAEEMLSSLCLKPLIEKIRYKINSGRLVWEVDEFLGENQGLIIAEVELENEEQQVDIPNWIEREVDDPKYYNSSLAKYPYSHWQDK, encoded by the coding sequence ATGGGGAGAGAGATAGAGCGCAAGTATTTAGTCAAATCAACAGAATGGCGATCGCACAAAGAATATTTACAAGGTCAATCACAAGCGATTGGTAAAAAATATTCTCAGGGTTATATTCCAACTCAGGATAAAACTACAGTTAGATTGAGAATTGTTGGTGATCAAGGCTATCTGACAATTAAAAGTAAAGCGGTAGGAAATACACGCGCAGAATTTGAATATCCTATTCCTGTAGAAGATGCCGAAGAAATGTTGAGTAGTTTATGTCTCAAACCTTTAATTGAAAAAATTAGATATAAGATTAACTCTGGTAGGCTAGTTTGGGAAGTAGATGAGTTTTTAGGCGAAAATCAAGGATTAATTATTGCTGAAGTAGAATTAGAGAATGAAGAGCAGCAAGTAGATATTCCTAACTGGATTGAGCGAGAAGTTGACGATCCAAAGTACTATAATTCTAGTCTTGCAAAATATCCTTATAGTCATTGGCAAGATAAATAG
- a CDS encoding TIGR04282 family arsenosugar biosynthesis glycosyltransferase translates to MTETLIIFSRYPEPGKTKTRMIPALGAEGAAELQRQMTEHMLTIAKKYKSFRNVSIEVHFAGGNGELMLEWLGNKTEYIPQVSGDLGHKMHLAFDRSFKLGNQRVVTIGIDCPDINQEILENAFNSLQKQDLVLGPAKDGGYYLIGLNQTLPQLFQNIDWGTEKVLNQTKYIAQQLNLSIHFLPTLSDVDLPQDLTIWQKYSNPIN, encoded by the coding sequence ATGACCGAAACTCTAATCATTTTTAGTCGCTATCCTGAGCCGGGAAAGACCAAAACTCGTATGATTCCAGCTTTGGGTGCAGAAGGCGCAGCAGAACTTCAGCGGCAGATGACTGAGCATATGTTAACCATAGCCAAAAAATATAAATCTTTCCGTAACGTAAGCATCGAAGTACATTTTGCAGGGGGAAATGGAGAATTAATGTTAGAGTGGTTGGGCAATAAGACCGAATATATTCCTCAAGTTTCAGGGGATTTAGGACACAAAATGCACCTGGCATTTGACCGCAGTTTCAAGCTAGGTAATCAGCGAGTAGTAACTATTGGTATCGACTGTCCAGATATTAATCAAGAAATATTAGAAAATGCTTTTAACTCCTTACAAAAACAAGATTTAGTTCTAGGTCCAGCTAAAGATGGAGGATATTATTTAATTGGTTTAAATCAGACCCTACCACAACTTTTTCAGAATATTGATTGGGGAACAGAAAAAGTTCTAAACCAAACAAAATATATTGCTCAGCAGTTAAACTTAAGCATTCATTTTCTCCCTACTTTGTCAGATGTTGATCTCCCGCAAGATTTAACAATTTGGCAAAAGTATAGTAATCCCATAAATTAG
- a CDS encoding MbnP family copper-binding protein, protein MFLSLNKKSILLATAIAFSCYGIVQAQSKTQKVKINFEALVDDEEFECGESYEKVGSSKSQVTPTDFRFYVSDVALIDEDDNIVPVELQQDGVWQHENVALLDFEDGSDGCDNGTSDTRTKVVGTIPEGDYEGLQFTLGVPKKLNHEDAAIAPSPLNLTSMWWNWQGGYKFLRVDLEPDEAIANVAETSQSHTSHSQNGHSNVQINQQTTTNTSHQGHSQTTHQTSSQSSIFKNGQGTHHQTSSTQTSHQDGSNNSYLIHIGSTGCQDSAQSNLFNCANPNRAKIILENFDYDNNVVIADLAELLSQTDLTRNQADTPVGCMSSPDDSDCQEIIHSLGLPFNKTSSSGQTFFRVD, encoded by the coding sequence ATGTTTTTATCTCTCAATAAAAAATCTATATTATTAGCTACAGCGATCGCTTTCAGTTGTTATGGTATTGTTCAGGCACAATCTAAAACTCAAAAAGTCAAGATTAACTTTGAAGCCCTAGTAGACGATGAGGAGTTTGAATGTGGTGAAAGCTATGAAAAAGTAGGTTCTTCAAAATCCCAGGTTACTCCTACGGACTTTCGTTTTTATGTATCCGATGTTGCCCTGATAGACGAAGACGATAATATTGTACCTGTCGAGCTACAACAGGATGGTGTCTGGCAACACGAAAATGTTGCCCTACTAGACTTTGAAGATGGATCTGATGGTTGTGATAATGGCACCTCGGACACCAGAACTAAGGTTGTGGGGACAATACCTGAAGGAGATTACGAAGGCTTGCAGTTTACCTTGGGAGTTCCCAAAAAATTAAATCATGAAGATGCAGCGATCGCCCCTTCTCCTCTTAACTTAACTTCTATGTGGTGGAATTGGCAGGGAGGATATAAGTTTTTGCGGGTAGATCTAGAACCAGATGAGGCGATCGCTAATGTTGCTGAAACTAGTCAAAGTCACACTAGCCACAGTCAAAACGGTCATAGTAACGTCCAAATCAATCAGCAAACGACTACCAATACTAGTCATCAAGGTCATAGTCAGACTACTCACCAAACCAGTAGCCAGTCCAGTATCTTTAAAAATGGACAGGGTACACATCATCAAACCAGCAGTACCCAAACCAGCCATCAAGATGGTAGTAACAATAGTTATTTAATTCACATAGGTAGTACCGGTTGCCAAGATTCAGCACAAAGTAATCTCTTTAACTGTGCTAATCCTAATCGAGCCAAGATTATTCTGGAAAATTTTGATTACGATAATAATGTGGTAATTGCCGATTTAGCGGAGCTTTTATCCCAAACTGACTTAACCCGCAACCAAGCTGATACTCCCGTTGGCTGTATGTCCTCTCCTGATGACAGTGACTGTCAAGAAATTATCCATAGTTTAGGTTTGCCTTTTAATAAGACATCTTCTTCTGGACAAACTTTCTTTCGGGTTGATTGA
- a CDS encoding methanobactin export MATE transporter MbnM encodes MFERIVSLVLTFMFTICLSIGLSKAIAMDNNNLAVAPEYNWNLPEWTPKPVVPENNPMTAAKVELGRHLFYEPRLSINGEYSCASCHKQSLAFTDGKPVGIGTTNEKHPRNSMSLANVAYSPVLTWANPLMTSLENQALIPIFGEHPIEMGMVGKEQEMIEWMQNDPQYRQMFTAAFKEDKQPVNISNLTKALASFERSLVSFKSPYDRYRYEGDRHAISEAAIRGEKLFNSERTECFHCHGGINFSDSVKHENLAFTEVAFHNTGLYNIDGQGSYPPPNTGINEITQEPDDMGRFKVPSLRNIALTAPYMHDGSVATLKDAIAHYQAGGRTIAEGKWAGIGSNNPYKSGFIKGFEITEAEINDLIEFLNSLTDDEFINNPAYSEPHQDTTVMPNKNHISWISDH; translated from the coding sequence ATGTTCGAGCGTATTGTTAGCCTGGTATTGACTTTTATGTTCACTATTTGCTTATCAATCGGTTTGAGTAAAGCGATCGCCATGGACAATAATAATTTGGCTGTGGCACCAGAATATAACTGGAATTTACCAGAGTGGACACCTAAACCTGTAGTTCCCGAAAATAATCCCATGACTGCCGCCAAAGTAGAGCTAGGCAGGCATTTATTTTATGAACCGCGTCTATCAATCAATGGAGAATATTCTTGTGCTTCTTGTCACAAACAGTCATTGGCTTTTACCGATGGAAAACCGGTAGGGATAGGCACAACCAATGAAAAGCATCCCCGTAATTCCATGAGTTTAGCTAATGTTGCCTATAGTCCTGTGCTTACTTGGGCAAATCCGTTGATGACTAGTCTGGAAAATCAAGCCCTGATCCCCATCTTTGGGGAACATCCGATTGAGATGGGAATGGTTGGTAAAGAACAGGAGATGATTGAATGGATGCAAAACGATCCTCAATATCGTCAAATGTTTACTGCGGCTTTTAAAGAGGATAAACAGCCCGTCAATATTAGCAATCTGACTAAAGCTCTAGCTAGCTTTGAAAGAAGTTTAGTGTCATTCAAATCTCCCTATGATCGTTATCGTTATGAAGGCGATCGCCATGCAATTTCTGAGGCAGCTATTAGGGGAGAAAAGTTATTTAATAGTGAACGGACAGAATGTTTCCACTGTCATGGCGGAATTAACTTTAGTGATTCAGTGAAGCATGAAAATCTGGCGTTTACCGAGGTAGCGTTTCACAATACTGGTTTATACAATATTGACGGTCAAGGTAGTTATCCACCACCCAATACAGGGATTAACGAAATTACCCAAGAACCTGATGATATGGGTCGTTTTAAAGTTCCTAGTCTACGCAATATTGCTCTGACTGCTCCCTATATGCATGATGGTAGCGTTGCTACTCTGAAAGATGCGATCGCCCATTACCAAGCTGGAGGCAGGACTATTGCTGAGGGGAAATGGGCAGGTATTGGCAGCAACAATCCTTACAAAAGTGGCTTCATCAAAGGTTTTGAGATCACCGAAGCAGAAATTAATGATTTAATTGAGTTTCTGAATAGTTTGACAGATGATGAATTTATTAACAATCCTGCTTATAGCGAGCCCCATCAAGATACTACAGTCATGCCAAATAAAAACCATATTTCTTGGATTAGCGATCACTAA
- a CDS encoding FAD-binding domain-containing protein, with amino-acid sequence MSDLILFWHRRDLRISDNVGLAAAEAQTSKVVGLFCLDPNILERDDIAPARVTYMLGCLQELQQSYQQLGSQLLFIQGQPEKAIPQLASALKAKAIFWNLDVELYSQERDRTVTEALKEKGITCSNFWDQLLHAPGEVLTKSSGEPYKVYTPFWRSWSQHEKQGITNKIEQLEGLTKAELEIAEKASAIALPKAKDLGYDWDNPLLLAPGENAAQDKLAEFCDRAIYCYDEERNFPYVDGTSQLSAALKFGVIGIRVLWQATIDTLANCRSDEAKTSVETWQKELAWREFYQHCMFFFPELAQGSYRDEFKDFPWENDETKFQAWCEGKTGYPIVDAAMRQLNETGWMHNRCRMIVASFLTKDLIIDWRWGEKYFMQKLYDGDLSANNGGWQWSASSGMDPKPLRIFNPASQAAKFDQDGEYIRQWLPEISSMETEYLVTGKIPDLERASYDYPQPIVDHKIQQRKFKELYKQQKN; translated from the coding sequence ATGTCCGATTTAATTCTCTTTTGGCACCGTCGCGATTTACGAATTTCTGATAACGTCGGATTAGCAGCAGCAGAAGCACAGACCTCTAAGGTAGTTGGATTATTCTGTTTAGACCCTAATATACTTGAACGGGATGATATTGCACCAGCTAGAGTTACATATATGCTGGGTTGTTTGCAGGAATTACAGCAAAGCTATCAGCAACTCGGTAGTCAATTATTATTTATTCAAGGTCAACCTGAAAAAGCAATTCCTCAACTGGCTTCTGCACTAAAGGCAAAAGCAATATTCTGGAACTTAGATGTTGAACTTTACTCTCAGGAGCGCGATCGCACTGTTACTGAAGCTTTAAAAGAAAAAGGTATAACTTGCAGCAACTTTTGGGATCAGCTATTACACGCACCAGGAGAGGTGCTTACTAAGTCATCCGGTGAACCTTACAAGGTTTACACTCCTTTTTGGCGTAGCTGGAGTCAACATGAGAAACAGGGAATAACAAATAAGATCGAGCAGCTAGAAGGTTTGACAAAGGCTGAGTTAGAGATAGCAGAAAAAGCTAGTGCGATCGCTTTACCCAAGGCTAAAGATTTGGGCTATGACTGGGATAATCCTCTCCTGCTTGCCCCTGGAGAAAACGCAGCTCAAGATAAACTAGCAGAATTTTGCGATCGCGCTATCTACTGTTACGACGAAGAACGTAATTTTCCCTATGTTGACGGTACATCCCAGCTGAGCGCAGCACTTAAGTTTGGAGTGATCGGCATTCGGGTCTTGTGGCAAGCTACTATTGATACTTTAGCCAACTGTCGTAGTGATGAAGCCAAAACCAGCGTAGAAACTTGGCAAAAAGAATTAGCTTGGCGAGAATTTTATCAACACTGTATGTTTTTCTTTCCCGAATTAGCTCAAGGTTCATATCGTGATGAGTTTAAAGACTTTCCCTGGGAAAACGATGAAACTAAATTTCAGGCATGGTGTGAAGGAAAAACAGGATATCCCATTGTAGATGCAGCTATGCGTCAGCTCAATGAAACTGGCTGGATGCATAACCGTTGTCGCATGATTGTTGCCAGTTTTCTGACCAAAGATTTAATTATTGACTGGCGTTGGGGAGAAAAATATTTTATGCAAAAGCTCTACGATGGTGATTTATCTGCTAACAATGGTGGCTGGCAGTGGAGTGCATCTAGCGGCATGGACCCAAAACCACTACGTATTTTTAATCCTGCTTCTCAAGCAGCTAAGTTCGATCAAGACGGAGAATATATTCGCCAATGGTTGCCTGAAATCAGTTCTATGGAAACAGAGTATTTGGTGACAGGCAAGATCCCAGATCTAGAAAGAGCCAGCTACGACTATCCCCAACCCATAGTTGACCATAAAATACAGCAGAGAAAGTTTAAAGAGCTATATAAGCAACAAAAGAATTGA
- a CDS encoding Uma2 family endonuclease, producing MSLSLVSESSNRLVLQMSPAWEMSADSFFDFCQLNSHLCIERTATGKLIIMSPAGSETGNRNFRLIQQLANWTDQDGSGIGFDSSAGFILPNGATRSPDASWIRLTKWNSLSAEQKTKFAPICPDFVVELRSPSDSLRVLQEKMQEYINNGASLGWLIDRTTRQVFIYTPNSAVKCLDNPQTVSGNPMLAGFVLNLEKIW from the coding sequence ATGAGTTTATCCTTAGTATCAGAAAGTAGTAACCGACTAGTTTTGCAGATGTCTCCTGCATGGGAAATGAGTGCCGATAGTTTCTTTGATTTCTGTCAGCTTAATTCTCATCTGTGTATTGAACGTACTGCTACAGGAAAACTAATCATCATGTCTCCAGCTGGTTCAGAAACAGGAAATCGTAATTTTCGATTAATTCAACAACTAGCTAATTGGACAGACCAGGATGGTAGTGGAATTGGTTTTGATTCTTCTGCAGGATTTATTTTACCTAATGGTGCAACTAGATCTCCTGATGCTAGCTGGATTAGATTAACTAAATGGAATAGTTTATCTGCTGAGCAAAAAACTAAATTTGCTCCTATCTGTCCAGACTTTGTGGTGGAACTAAGATCTCCGAGCGATAGTCTGCGAGTTCTTCAAGAAAAGATGCAGGAATACATTAATAATGGTGCATCTCTTGGTTGGTTAATTGATCGCACTACTCGTCAAGTCTTCATCTACACACCCAATAGTGCAGTTAAATGTCTAGATAATCCTCAAACTGTCAGCGGAAATCCTATGTTAGCGGGTTTTGTGCTGAATTTAGAGAAGATTTGGTAG
- the hemH gene encoding ferrochelatase, with amino-acid sequence MGRIGVLLLNLGGPDKIEDVRPFLYNLFSDPEIIRLPVKALQKPLAWLISTLRAKTSQENYLEIGGGSPLREITEAQAEALEIKLKEMGQDAKIYIGMRYWHPFTEEAIAQIKNDGIREVVILPLYPQFSISTSGSSFRVLEEMWSTDQALQEVKYTLIPSWYEHSGYLQSMADLIRQELDKFPNPDKAHVFFSAHGVPVSYVEEAGDPYQKEIEECTRLIMQTLGRSNQYTLAYQSKVGPVEWLQPYTDDALEKLGEKGVEDLAVVPISFVSEHIETLQEIDIEYREVAEEAGIKNFRRVPALNVHPGFIDSLADLVVDSLDSNPCTFAGVTHPKENMKMYPQEKWQWGLTTAAEVWNGRLAMLGFIGLLVELISGSGPLHMVGIL; translated from the coding sequence ATGGGTCGTATTGGAGTTTTACTACTTAACTTAGGCGGACCCGACAAAATCGAAGATGTCCGTCCCTTTCTGTACAATTTATTTTCTGATCCAGAGATTATTCGCCTGCCAGTTAAAGCCTTACAGAAGCCGCTGGCTTGGTTGATTTCGACTTTAAGAGCCAAAACATCTCAAGAAAACTATTTAGAAATTGGTGGAGGCTCTCCTCTACGAGAAATAACAGAAGCACAGGCAGAAGCTCTCGAAATTAAGCTGAAAGAAATGGGGCAGGATGCCAAAATTTACATTGGTATGCGCTATTGGCATCCTTTTACAGAAGAAGCGATCGCTCAAATCAAAAATGATGGTATTAGAGAGGTAGTTATTTTACCGCTTTATCCTCAATTCTCAATTAGCACTAGTGGCTCAAGTTTCCGGGTATTAGAGGAAATGTGGTCAACAGACCAAGCTTTACAAGAAGTCAAATATACTTTAATTCCCTCTTGGTATGAACATTCTGGCTATCTGCAATCTATGGCAGATTTAATTAGACAAGAACTAGATAAGTTTCCCAATCCAGACAAAGCTCATGTCTTTTTTAGTGCCCATGGCGTTCCAGTCAGTTATGTTGAAGAGGCGGGAGATCCCTATCAGAAAGAGATTGAAGAATGTACTCGTCTAATTATGCAAACTTTGGGACGATCAAATCAGTACACTTTAGCCTATCAAAGTAAAGTAGGTCCAGTAGAGTGGTTACAACCTTATACTGATGATGCCCTCGAAAAATTAGGGGAAAAGGGAGTAGAAGATTTGGCTGTCGTACCCATCAGCTTCGTTTCTGAGCATATTGAGACTCTCCAAGAAATAGATATCGAATACCGTGAAGTAGCTGAAGAGGCTGGAATCAAAAATTTCCGTCGCGTTCCTGCCTTAAATGTTCATCCCGGTTTTATTGACTCTTTGGCTGATTTAGTCGTTGATTCTTTGGATTCTAATCCTTGTACTTTTGCAGGGGTAACTCATCCCAAAGAAAATATGAAAATGTATCCTCAAGAGAAGTGGCAGTGGGGCTTAACTACCGCAGCTGAAGTTTGGAATGGTCGTTTAGCTATGTTGGGCTTTATTGGTTTGTTAGTAGAATTAATTAGTGGTAGCGGTCCTTTACATATGGTAGGTATACTTTAG
- the rpe gene encoding ribulose-phosphate 3-epimerase encodes MTSKKTVISPSILSADFSRLGEEIEAVDKAGADWIHIDVMDGRFVPNITIGPMIVKAVRPHTKKPLDVHLMIVEPEKYVEDFAKAGADIISVHAEHNASPHLHRTLGQIRELGKQAGVVLNPGTPLSLIEHVLPLCDLILIMSVNPGFGGQSFIPEMVDKVARLRKMCDEKGLDPWIEVDGGLKPNNTWQVLEAGANAIVAGSAVFKAPDYAEAIEGIRNSKSSQPELATA; translated from the coding sequence ATGACTAGTAAGAAAACTGTTATTTCCCCCTCAATTTTATCAGCAGATTTTAGTCGCTTGGGCGAAGAAATAGAAGCGGTAGATAAAGCTGGTGCAGATTGGATTCATATTGATGTAATGGATGGTAGATTTGTGCCTAACATTACTATTGGTCCGATGATTGTTAAAGCAGTTCGTCCTCACACGAAAAAGCCTTTAGATGTTCATTTAATGATTGTTGAACCAGAAAAGTACGTCGAAGATTTTGCTAAAGCTGGTGCAGACATTATCTCTGTCCATGCAGAACATAACGCTTCTCCTCATTTACACCGTACTTTAGGTCAAATTCGCGAGCTAGGTAAGCAAGCAGGGGTTGTACTAAATCCTGGCACTCCACTATCTCTAATTGAACACGTTTTACCTCTGTGCGACCTGATCTTGATCATGAGCGTTAACCCTGGTTTTGGTGGTCAAAGCTTCATTCCTGAAATGGTAGATAAAGTAGCTAGACTACGCAAAATGTGCGACGAAAAAGGACTAGATCCTTGGATTGAAGTTGACGGTGGACTAAAACCCAATAATACTTGGCAGGTTCTAGAAGCTGGTGCAAATGCCATTGTTGCTGGTTCTGCAGTATTCAAAGCACCTGACTATGCCGAAGCTATTGAAGGCATTCGTAATAGTAAAAGCTCTCAGCCTGAGTTGGCAACTGCTTAA
- a CDS encoding uracil-DNA glycosylase family protein, giving the protein MSDIATLIDQVQQEAQREEFPIDIPVYKSAHLEPTKPILYAGNLLSPLCFFGRDLGKDEVHARQPLIGAAGTLVRKGFYYAIHQQKAPARKDLDTTIIERVLLSNTVPYKPPGNKAYLMKVKQRFRPFLEQLFVFHWQGNQIITLGTEAFKWFSPYGEKGEVDSFFRTSDRYENQLTVNISASDDLGMAQQKAITLLPLPHPSPLNQKYYRAFPGMLQKRLAQVEF; this is encoded by the coding sequence ATGTCCGATATTGCGACCTTAATTGACCAGGTACAACAAGAAGCACAACGAGAGGAATTTCCGATAGATATTCCCGTATATAAATCTGCTCATCTTGAACCGACAAAACCAATTCTCTATGCGGGGAATTTACTCAGTCCCCTTTGTTTTTTTGGTCGCGATTTAGGTAAAGATGAGGTTCATGCTCGTCAACCATTAATTGGTGCTGCGGGAACGTTAGTCAGAAAAGGTTTTTATTATGCGATTCATCAACAAAAAGCCCCAGCCAGAAAAGATTTAGACACGACAATAATTGAGAGGGTTTTGCTATCTAATACAGTTCCTTATAAGCCACCAGGAAATAAAGCTTATTTAATGAAAGTCAAACAAAGATTTCGTCCTTTTTTGGAGCAACTATTTGTATTTCACTGGCAAGGTAATCAAATTATTACTTTGGGTACAGAAGCTTTTAAATGGTTTTCTCCCTATGGTGAGAAAGGGGAAGTTGATAGTTTCTTTCGTACTAGCGATCGCTATGAAAATCAATTGACTGTTAACATTAGTGCTTCAGATGATTTGGGTATGGCTCAGCAAAAAGCAATTACTTTATTACCTTTACCTCATCCTTCTCCTCTCAATCAAAAATACTATCGTGCTTTCCCAGGGATGTTACAAAAACGATTGGCACAAGTTGAGTTTTAA